Proteins from a genomic interval of Eulemur rufifrons isolate Redbay chromosome 10, OSU_ERuf_1, whole genome shotgun sequence:
- the TIMP4 gene encoding metalloproteinase inhibitor 4: protein MPGSPWTAPSWALLLRLLALLRPPGLGEACSCAPAHPQQHVCRSALVIRAKISSEKVVPASADPADTQKMLQYGIKQIKMFKGFEKVKDVQYIYTPFDSSLCGVKLEANSQKQYLLTGQVLSDGKVFIHLCNYIEPWEDLSLLQRESLNHHYHLNCGCQITTCYTVPCPISAPNECLWTDWLLERKLYGYQAQHYVCMKHVDGTCSWYRGHLPLRKEFVDIIQP, encoded by the exons ATGCCTGGGAGCCCCTGGACCGCGCCGAGCTGGGCGCTGTTGCTGCGGCTGCTGGCGCTGCTGCGGCCCCCGGGGCTGGGCGAGGCGTGCAGCTGCGCCCCCGCGCACCCCCAGCAGCACGTCTGCCGCTCGGCGCTGG TGATTCGGGCCAAAATCTCCAGTGAGAAGGTAGTTCCTGCCAGTGCAGATCCTGCTGACACTCAAAAAATGCTCCAGTATGGAATCAAACAGATTAAG ATGTTCAAAGGGTTTGAGAAAGTCAAGGATGTGCAGTATATCTATACACCTTTTGACTCTTCCCTCTGTGGTGTGAAGCTAGAAGCCAACAGCCAGAAGCAGTATCTCTTGACTG GTCAGGTCCTCAGTGATGGAAAAGTCTTCATCCATCTGTGCAACTACATCGAGCCCTGGGAGGACCTGTCCTTGTTGCAGAGGGAAAGTCTGAATCATCACTACCATCTGAACTGTGGCTGCCAA ATCACCACCTGCTATACAGTTCCCTGTCCCATCTCAGCCCCCAACGAGTGCCTCTGGACAGACTGGCTGTTGGAACGAAAGCTCTACGGGTACCAGGCCCAGCATTATGTCTGCATGAAGCATGTTGATGGCACCTGCAGCTGGTACCGGGGTCACCTGCCCCTGAGGAAGGAGTTTGTTGACATCATCCAACCCTAG